tgtgctcgcaagctgtgctgtcctcgcaagctgtgcagtcctcgcaagctgtgctgtcctcgaaagctgtgctgtcctcgaaacctgtgctgtcctcgcaagctatgctgtcctcgcaagccgtgctgtcctcgcaagccgtgctatcctcgcaagctgttctgtcctcgcaagctttgctgtcctcgcaagttgtgcttacctctcaagtagtgctgtcctctcaagttgagctgtcttctcaagatgagctgtcctctcaagttgagctgtcctcccaagttgagctgtcctctcaagttgagctgtcctctcacgttgtgctgtcctctcaagttgagctgtcttctcaagatgagctgtcctctcaagttgagctgtcctcccaagttgagctgtcctctcaagttgagctgtcctctcaagttgagctgtcctctcaagatgagctgtcgtttcaagttgagctgtcctctgaagttgagctgtcctctcaagttgagctgtccttgcaagctgtgctgtcctcgcaagctgtgctgtcctcacaagctgtgctgttctcgcaacccatgctgtcctcgcaagctgtgctgtcctcgcaagctttgctgtcctcgcaagttgtactttcctctcaagtagtgctttcctctcaagtagtgctgtcctctcaatttgagctgtcttctcaagttgaactgtcctctcaagttgagctgtcccctcaagttgagttgtcctctcaagctgagctgtcctctaaagttgagctgtcctctcaagttgaactgtcctctcaagttgaactgtcctcgcaagctgtgatgtcctcacaagctgtgccgtcctcgcaagctgtgctgtcctcacaagcggtgctgtcctcgcaagctgtgctgtcctcgcaagctgtgctgtcctcgcaagttgtgctgtccttgcaagccgtgctgtcctcgcaagccttgctgtcctcgcaagccttgctgtcctcacaagctgtgctgtcctcgcaagctttgctgtcctcccaatttgtgctttcctctcaagtagtgctttcctctcaagtagtgctgtccactcaagttgagctgtcttctcaagttgaactgtcctctcaaggtgacttgtccgctcaagttgagctgtcctctcaagctgagctgtcctctcaatttgagctgtcctctcacgttgaactgtcctctgaatttgaactgtcctcgcaagctgtgatgtcctcgcaagctgtgctgtcctcgcaagctgtgccgtcctcgcaagctgtgctgtcctggcaagctgtgctgtcctcgcaacctgtgctgtccttgcaagctgtgctgtcctcgcaagctgtgctgtccttgcaacctgtgctgtcctcgcaagctgtgctgtcctcgtaagctatgctgtcctcgcaagctgtgcagtcctcgcaagctgtgctgtccttgaatgttgtgctgtcctcgcaacctgtgctgtcctcgcaagctatgctgtcatagcaagccgtgctgccctcgcaagccgtgttgtcctcacaagctgtgctgtcctcgcaagttgtgctttcctctcaagtagtgctttcctctcaataagtgctgtcctctcaagttgagctgtcttctcaagttgagctgtcctctcaagttgagctgtccgctcaagttgagctgtcctcttaagttgagctgtcctctcaagttgagctgtcctctcaagttgagctgtcctctaaagatgagctgtcgtttcaagttgagctgtcctctgaagttgagctgtcctctcaagttgagctgtccttgcaagctgtgctgtcctcgcaagctgtgctgtcctcacaagctgtgctgttctcgcaacccatgctgtcctcgcaagctgtgctgtcctcgcaagctttgctgtcctcgcaagttgtgctttcctctcaagtagtgctttcctctcaagtagtgctgtcctctcaatttgagctgtcttctcaagttgaactgtcctctcaagttgagctgtcccctcaagttgagttgtcctctcaagctgagctgtcctctaaatttgagctgtcctctcaagctgagctgtcctctcaatttgagctgtcctctcacgttgaactGTCCTCTGAAGAGGAACTGTCCTCGCatgctgtgatgtcctcgcaagttgtgctgtcctcgcaagctgtgccgtcctcgcaagctgtgctgtcctggcaagctgtgctgtcctcgcaacctgtgctgtccttgcaagctgtgctgtcctcgcaagctgtgctgtccttgcaacctgtgctgtcctcgcaagctgtgctgtcctcgtaagctatgctgtcctcctaagctgtgcagtcctcgcaagctgtgctgtccttgaatgttgtgctgtcctcgcaacctgtgctgtcctcgcaagctatgctgtcatagcaagccgtgctgccctcgcaagccgtgttgtcctcacaagctgtgctgtcgtcgcaagtagtgctttcctctcaagtagtgctttcctctcaagtagtgctgtcctctcaagttgagctgtcttctcaagttgagctgtcctctcaagttgagctgtccgctcaagttgagctgtcctatcaagctgagctgtcctctctaattgagctgtcctctcaagttgagctgtcctctcaagttgagctgtcctctcaagttgagctgtcctcgcaagctgtgctgtcctcacaagctgtgctgtcctcgcaagctgtgctgtcctcgcaagccctgctttcctcgcaagccgtgctgtcttcgcaagccatgctgtcctcgccggccgtgctgtcctcgcaagccgtgctgtcctcgcaaaccgtgctgtcctcacaagctgtgctgtcctcgcaagttgtgctttcctctcaagtagtgctttgctctcaagtagtgctgtcctctcaagttgagctgtcttctcaagttaagctgtcctctcaatttgagctgtcccctcaagttgagctgtcctctcaagctgagctgtcctctcaagttgagctttcgtctcaagttgagctgtcctctcaagttgaattgtcctcgcaagctgtgatgtcctcgcaagctgtgccatcctcgcaagctttcctgtcctcacaagctgtgctgtcctcgcaagctgaactgtcctcgcaagctgtcctgtcctttcaagccgtgccatcctcacaagctgtgctgtcctcgcaagctgtgctgtcctcgcaacctgtgctgtcctcgcaagttgtgctttcctctcaagtagtgctttcctctcaagtagtgctgtcctctcaagttgagctgtcttctcaagttgagctgtcctctcaagttgagctgtccgctcaagttgagctgtcctctcaagctgagctgtcctctctaattgagctgtcctctcaagttgagctgtcctctcaagttgagctgtcctctcaagttgagctgtcctcgcaagctgtgctgtcctcacaagctgtgctgtcctcgcaagctgtgctgtcctcgcaagccctgctttcctcgcaagccatgctgtcttcgcaagccatgctgtcctcgccggccgtgctgtcctcgcaagccgtgctgtcctcgcaaaccgtgctgtcctcacaagctgtgctgtcctcgcaagttgtgctttcctctcaagtagtgctttgctctcaagtagtgctgtcctctcaagttgagctgtcttctcaagttaagctgtcctctcaatttgagctgtcccctcaagttgagctgttcgctcaagttgagctgtcctctcaagttgagctttcctctcaagttgagcagtccgctcaagctgaggggtcctcgcaacctgcgctttcctcgcaagctgtgctgtctttgcaagctgtgctgtcctcgcaagctgtgctgtcctcacaagctgtgctgtcctcgcaagctgtgctgtcctcgcaagctgtgctgtcctcgcaaactgtgctgtcctcgcaagctatgctgtcctcgcaagctgtgctgtccttggaagctgttctgtcctcgcaacctgtgctgtcctcgcaacctgtgctgtcctcacaagccgttctctcctcgcaagctgtgctgtcctcgcaagctgtgctgtcctcgcaagctgtgctgtcctcgcaagctgtgctctcctcgcaagctgtgctgtcctcgcaagctgtgctgttgtctcaaattgagctgccctctcaagttcagttcccctctcaagttgagctgtcctctcaagttgagctgtcctctcaagttgagctgtcctctgaagttgagctgtcctctcaagttgagctgtgacgttgagctgtcctatcaagttgagctgtgctctcaaattgagctgtcaagttgagctgtcccctcaagttgagctgtcttctcaagttgagctgtccactcaagttgagctgtctgctcaagttgagctgtcctctcaagctgagctgtcctctcaagttgaactgtcctctcaagttgaactgtcctcgcaagccgtgctgtcctcgcaagctgtgctttcctcgcaagctgagccgtcctcgcaagctgtgctgtcctcgcaagccgtgctgttctcgcaagctgtgctgttatcggaagccgtgctgtctttgcaagccgtgctgtcatcgcaagccgtgctgtcctcgcaagctttgctttcctcgcaagctttgctgtcctcggaagctgtgctgtcctctcaagttgtgctgtcctctcaagttgagctgtcctctcaagtagagctgtcctctcaagtagatctgtcctctcaagatgagctgtcctctcgagctgtcctcgcaagttgagctgtcctctcaagttgagctgtcctctcaagttgagctgtcctctcaagttgagctgtcctctctacttgagctgtccgctcaagttgagctgtcctcccaagttgagctgtcctctcaagctgagctgtcttcgcaacctgtgctttcctcgcaagccgtgctgtcctcgcaagctgtgctgtcctcgcaagctgtgctgtcctcgcaagctgtgctgtcctcgcaagctgtgctgtcctcgcaagctgtgctgccctcacaagctgtgctgtcctcgcaagctgtgctgtccttggaagctgtgctgtcctcgcaacctgtgctgtcctcgcaacctgtactgtcctaacaagccgttctctcctcgcaagctgtgctgtcctcggaagctgtgctgtcctcgcaagctgtgctgtcctcgcaagctgtgctgtcctcgcaagctgtgctgtcctcgcaagctgtgctgtcctcgcaagctgtgctgtccacgcaagctgtgctgtcgtctcaagttgagctcccctctcaagttcagctgccctctcaagttgagctgtcctctcaagttgagctgtcctctcaagttgacctgtgctctcaaattgagctgtcaagttgagctgtactctcaagttgagctgtcctctcaaattgagctgtcctctcaagttgagctgtcctctcaagttgagctgtcctcgcaagctgtgctgtcctcgcaagctgtgctgtcctcgcaagccgtgctgtcctcgcaagctgtgctgtcctcgcaagccgtgctgtcctcgcaagccgtgtcgtcctcgcaagctgtgctgtcctcgcaagctctgctgtccacgcaagctgagctgacctcccaacctctgctgtcatcgcaagtcgtgctgtcctcgctagccgtgctgtactgagaagccgtgctgtcctcgcaagctgttctgccctcgcaaactttgctgtcctagcaagctttgctgtcctcgcaaattgtgctgtcttctcaagttgtgcagtcctctcaagtgcagctgtcctctcaagttgagctgttctctcaaattgagctgtcctctcaagttgagatttcctctcaagttgagcagtctgctcaagttgagctgtcctctcaagttgagctgtcctctcaatctgagctgtcctcgcaagctgtgctgtcctcgcaagctgtgctgtcctcgcaagctgtgctgtcctcgcaagctgtgctgtcgtcgcaagcggtgctgtcctcgcaagctgtgctgtcctcccaagctgtgccgtcctcgcaagctttgctgtccttggaagctgtgctgtccttgcaacctgtgctgtcctcgcaacctgtgctgtcctctcaagccgttctctcctcgcaagctgtgctgtcctcgcaagctgtgctgtcctcgcaaactgtgctgtcctcgcaaaatgtgctgtcctcgcaagctgtgctgtcctcgcaagctgtgctgtcgcctcaagttgagctgccctctcaagttcagctgccctctcaagttgagctgtcctctcaagttgagctgtcctctcaagttaacctgtcctcttaagttgagctgtcctttcaagttgagctgtcctctcaagttgagctgtcctctcaagatgagctgtcgtttcaagttgagctgtcctctgaagttgagctgtcctctcaagttgagctgtccttgcaagctgtgctgtcctcgcaagctgtgctgtcctcacaagctgtgctgttctcgcaacccatgctgtcctcgcaagctgtgctgtcctcccaagctttgctgtcctcgcaagttgtgctttcctctcaagtagtgctttcctctcaagtagtgctgtcctctcaatttgagctgtcttctcaagttgaactgtcctctcaagttgagctgtcccctcaagttgagttgtcctctcaagctgagctgtcctctaaagttgagctgtcctctcaagttgaactgtcctctcaagttgaactgtcctcgcaagctgtgatgtcctcacaagctgtgccgtcctcgcaagctgtgctgtcctcacaagcggtgctgtcctcgcaagctgtgctgtcctcgcaagctgtgc
The nucleotide sequence above comes from Schistocerca americana isolate TAMUIC-IGC-003095 unplaced genomic scaffold, iqSchAmer2.1 HiC_scaffold_650, whole genome shotgun sequence. Encoded proteins:
- the LOC124588703 gene encoding uncharacterized protein LOC124588703 codes for the protein MLSSQAVLSSQALLSSQVVLSSQVVLSSQVVLSSQFELSSQVELSSQVELSPQVELSSQAELSSKFELSSQAELSSQFELSSHVELSSEEELSSHAVMSSQVVLSSQAVPSSQAVLSWQAVLSSQPVLSLQAVLSSQAVLSLQPVLSSQAQAVLPSQAVLSSQAVLSSQVVLSSQVVLSSQVVLSSQVELSSQVELSSQVELSAQVELSYQAELSSLIELSSQVELSSQVELSSQVELSSQAVLSSQAVLSSQAVLSSQALLSSQAVLSSQAMLSSPAVLSSQAVLSSQTVLSSQAVLSSQVVLSSQVVLCSQVVLSSQVELSSQVKLSSQFELSPQVELSSQAELSSQVELSSQVELSSQVELSSQAVMSSQAVPSSQAFLSSQAVLSSQAELSSQAVLSFQAVPSSQAVLSSQAVLSSQPVLSSQVVLSSQVVLSSQVVLSSQVELSSQVELSSQVELSAQVELSSQAELSSLIELSSQVELSSQVELSSQVELSSQAVLSSQAVLSSQAVLSSQALLSSQAMLSSQAMLSSPAVLSSQAVLSSQTVLSSQAVLSSQVVLSSQVVLCSQVVLSSQVELSSQVKLSSQFELSPQVELFAQVELSSQVELSSQVEQSAQAEGSSQPALSSQAVLSLQAVLSSQAVLSSQAVLSSQAVLSSQAVLSSQTVLSSQAMLSSQAVLSLEAVLSSQPVLSSQPVLSSQAVLSSQAVLSSQAVLSSQAVLSSQAVLSSQAVLSSQAVLLSQIELPSQVQFPSQVELSSQVELSSQVELSSEVELSSQVEL